From the genome of Geminocystis herdmanii PCC 6308, one region includes:
- a CDS encoding type II toxin-antitoxin system VapC family toxin, whose amino-acid sequence MKRNIIIDTGIIVALVNRNEQTHEWVKNNLKSLSLPFFTCESVITESCFLLQDIHGGEDAVLNLISSNKLQISFNLSEEVTAINQLIKQYKSIPMSLADACLVRMSELIRGSSVFTLDSDFRIYRQYKNQVIPVIMPE is encoded by the coding sequence ATGAAACGCAATATTATAATTGATACGGGAATAATTGTTGCTTTAGTTAATCGTAATGAACAAACTCATGAATGGGTAAAAAATAATCTTAAAAGTTTATCATTACCATTTTTCACCTGTGAATCTGTAATAACAGAATCTTGCTTTTTGCTTCAAGATATTCATGGTGGAGAAGATGCTGTGCTTAATTTAATAAGTAGTAATAAGTTACAAATATCTTTTAATTTAAGTGAAGAAGTCACAGCAATTAATCAATTAATAAAACAGTATAAATCTATCCCTATGTCTTTAGCTGATGCTTGTTTAGTAAGAATGAGTGAATTAATTCGAGGAAGTAGTGTTTTTACTTTAGACAGTGATTTTAGAATTTATCGCCAATATAAAAATCAAGTTATTCCTGTGATTATGCCTGAATAA
- a CDS encoding response regulator transcription factor: MAEVDKILLVDDEPGIRESVQAYLDDNENWQVEVASNAKEAWKKLQQDIPDLIISDIMMPEVNGLEFLAQLKDDIRFRDVPVIFLTAKGMTGDRIEGYTAGCDAYLPKPFDVDELEAIVSNLLAKKKQQKENTGGNLQLDELVREVKDIKDKLENTSKLTITDLPMAIDLTPREQSVLDLVALGLMNKEIAKNLETSVRNVEKYVSRLFSKTGTNSRTELVRFALKHGLTE; the protein is encoded by the coding sequence ATGGCTGAAGTTGATAAAATATTGTTAGTAGATGATGAACCGGGTATTAGAGAATCAGTACAAGCATATTTAGATGATAACGAAAATTGGCAGGTAGAAGTTGCTAGTAATGCGAAAGAGGCATGGAAAAAGTTACAGCAAGATATTCCTGATTTAATTATCTCAGATATTATGATGCCAGAGGTTAACGGTTTAGAATTTCTGGCACAATTAAAAGATGATATTCGTTTTCGAGATGTACCAGTAATCTTTTTAACGGCAAAAGGTATGACGGGCGATCGCATTGAAGGATATACGGCAGGTTGTGATGCGTATTTACCGAAACCCTTTGATGTGGACGAATTGGAAGCCATTGTCAGCAATTTGTTGGCAAAGAAAAAGCAACAGAAAGAGAATACTGGGGGAAATTTGCAATTAGATGAATTAGTTAGGGAAGTGAAAGACATCAAGGATAAACTAGAAAATACCTCTAAATTAACTATAACCGATCTTCCTATGGCGATCGATCTTACTCCCAGAGAGCAAAGTGTATTAGACTTAGTAGCATTGGGTTTAATGAATAAAGAAATCGCCAAAAACCTAGAAACTAGCGTGCGCAATGTAGAAAAATATGTGAGTCGTCTTTTTAGTAAAACAGGCACCAACAGCCGTACAGAATTGGTAAGATTTGCTCTAAAACACGGTTTAACAGAATAA
- a CDS encoding PD-(D/E)XK nuclease family protein: MTSYWHLSQTHLKTLETCPPLFQKRYLQQLKSLPNLKSEEGKQWGNLFHLKMQQYNAGLSLDKILTDNEEFNQSLKALISATQDIWTSSDIITKQAEYKLNYSIEQFIFTAVYDLIVLYPKKAIIFDWKTYEKPEDQKLINDWQTKLYLYILAEKLNYKPHQIEFTYWFVKLPHEPQSFTIKYNKPKHDRTKQELNYLLNKLKNFTDEYIENNVDFPHHNQCDTCENRHLFSEEFAKLNTDKNIPTSLDEI; the protein is encoded by the coding sequence ATGACATCATATTGGCATTTATCTCAAACTCATTTAAAGACTTTAGAAACTTGCCCTCCTTTATTTCAAAAACGTTATTTACAACAGTTAAAATCTTTACCGAATTTAAAATCTGAAGAAGGGAAGCAATGGGGAAATTTATTTCATTTGAAAATGCAACAATATAATGCCGGATTATCTTTAGATAAAATTCTCACGGATAATGAAGAGTTTAATCAATCTTTAAAGGCTTTAATTTCTGCTACTCAAGATATATGGACTTCCTCTGATATTATTACGAAACAAGCGGAATATAAACTTAATTATTCGATCGAGCAATTTATTTTTACAGCCGTTTATGATTTAATTGTTTTATATCCTAAAAAAGCGATAATTTTTGATTGGAAAACTTATGAAAAACCTGAAGATCAGAAATTAATTAATGATTGGCAAACTAAATTATATCTTTATATCTTAGCAGAAAAACTTAATTATAAACCTCATCAAATTGAATTTACTTATTGGTTTGTTAAGTTACCCCATGAGCCTCAAAGTTTTACGATTAAATATAATAAACCTAAGCACGATCGAACTAAACAAGAATTAAATTATTTGTTAAATAAACTGAAAAATTTTACTGATGAATATATAGAAAATAATGTAGATTTTCCTCATCATAATCAATGTGATACTTGCGAAAATCGACATCTTTTTAGTGAGGAATTTGCTAAGTTAAATACGGATAAAAATATCCCGACATCCCTTGATGAAATTTGA